The Paramormyrops kingsleyae isolate MSU_618 chromosome 11, PKINGS_0.4, whole genome shotgun sequence genome includes a window with the following:
- the LOC111852090 gene encoding uncharacterized protein yields MPRKPQACPLCRAVYKNVSVHLRAVHKVDSNAERRLLNSLSSGRFAGPIDCPVPLCPATNLSRIDRHLKLRHSLDGDELKRLIAIAKKAAARRSLHDLRGARKQREDEMARLKRRLRRLEKEVAKLKRQSSSVPQGSGSWSRSQHSGGRQSRSEEGDMPSLSCRRRRSAPVLVTTSSSSDEVVTTAVQLSGEGPSGATCSQGESSRVQLLPLICSTEGGNDLWWKTRQSLQQGNSYGEAKTTYLPTGGSAQVEGDLGAHGTQPSCKH; encoded by the exons ATGCCCCGCAAGCCCCAGGCCTGCCCGCTTTGCCGGGCTGTCTACAAGAACGTTTCGGTCCACCTCCGTGCCGTGCACAAGGTGGACAGCAACGCAGAGAGGAGGCTGCTGAACTCCTTGTCGTCGGGCAGATTTGCCGGGCCGATAGATTGCCCCGTGCCCCTCTGCCCGGCGACAAACCTCAGCCGAATTGACCGCCACCTGAAGCTGCGGCACTCGCTGGACGGCGACGAGCTGAAGCGGCTG ATTGCGATCGCCAAGAAGGCGGCGGCACGAAGGTCGTTGCACGACTTGAGAGGCGCACGCAAGCAGAGGGAGGATGAGATGGCACGGCTGAAACGGCGGCTCCGACGCCTGGAGAAGGAGGTGGCCAAGCTGAAAAGGCAAAGCTCCTCTGTGCCTCAGGGGTCGGGATCCTGGTCACGTTCGCAGCATTCTGGCGGTCGGCAGTCTCGGAGCGAGGAGGGCGACATGCCATCCCTCAGCTGCAGACGGCGACGATCAGCTCCTGTGCTCGtcaccacctcctcctcctcagatgAGGTGGTCACCACAGCGGTCCAGCTCTCCGGGGAAGGCCCCAGTGGCGCCACATGTAGTCAGGGTGAGTCCAGCCGGGTGCAGTTGCTACCCCTAATATGTTCCACAGAAGGTGGAAACGACCTGTGGTGGAAGACACGTCAATCACTTCAGCAAGGGAACAGCTATGGTGAGGCTAAAACAACATATCTTCCAACAGGTGGCAGTGCCCAGGTGGAGGGAGACCTGGGGGCACATGGCACGCAGCCATCGTGTAAG CATTaa
- the LOC140593474 gene encoding uncharacterized protein: MTAKMHFFMTVARTFHPFMKMYQTDEPVMPFLGKDLAELIKSLLRRCVKREVLQDITPLQLTKLDTSDKTLLLLPQKIDIGLGAEAAVKASKSAELVVLKFRRDCLQGFSNIVRKAQEKSPLKYATVMQMECLDPSLMFRDPDRCKNKMKALVQAFLKNKHLTGGVPAGDAIVQQFESFLSVEARNEEFLAFQAFERRLDTFLRERLSRPYPAAWDFCQKLLLLSHGQASVERGFSINKEVETENMQEHTIVAQRLICDYVAMHGGITQVPLTKELMASVGAARSKYRLFLDEERITKEKESQSQKRKLAEQSLQDLKKRKTSLEDVSACLVREADVLAEEAERRAGSKMAQLLFKSNALRRAYKEKLAELKVLETEIGAKGDELQHMQD, from the exons ATGACAGCGAAGATGCACTTTTTCATGACTGTGGCCAGGACCTTCCACCCATTCATGAAGATGTACCAGACCGATGAACCTGTGATGCCTTTCCTTGGCAAAGACTTGGCTGAGTTGATTAAG AGTCTACTGAGACGCTGTGTGAAGAGAGAGGTCCTCCAAGACATCACTCCCCTTCAGCTCACAAAACTTGATACATCTGACAAGACCTTGCTCCTTCTTCCCCAGAAGATTGATATCGGCTTGGGTGCTGAGGCAGCAGTCAAG GCCAGTAAGAGTGCAGAGCTAGTGGTCCTTAAATTTAGGAGGGATTGtctgcagggcttctcaaacATCGTAAGAAAAGCACAGGAGAAGAGCCCCTTGAAATATGCAACAGTTATGCAGATGGAGTGTCTGGATCCATCTCTCATGTTCAGGGACCCAGACAGATGCAAAAATAAGATGAAGGCTCTTGTCCAGGCATTCCTGAAAAACAAGCACCTGACAGGAGGTGTACCTGCTG GGGATGCCATTGTCCAACAATTTGAATCTTTCCTGTCTGTTGAGGCGAGAAATGAAGAATTTCTTGCCTTCCAGGCATTTGAGAGACGCCTAGACACCTTCCTGCGTGAGAGATTAAGCCGACCCTACCCTGCTGCTTGGGACTTTTGCCAGAAATTACTGCTGCTTTCACATGGCCAGGCCTCTGTTGAAAGGGGATTTTCTATCAACAAGGAGGTGGAGACCGAAAACATGCAAGAACACACAATCGTTGCACAAAGGTTGATATGTGACTATGTTGCAATGCATGGGGGTATCACTCAGGTCCCCCTCACCAAGGAACTTATGGCATCTGTGGGTGCAGCTCGGTCAAAATACCGCCTCTTTCTGGACGAAGAGCGCATCACAAAAGAAAAGGAATCCCAGAGCCAGAAAAGAAAGCTGGCTGAGCAGTCTCTGCAGGACCTTAAGAAAAGGAAGACAAGCTTGGAGGATGTGTCCGCCTGTCTTGTCAGAGAGGCAGATGTACTTGCAGAAGAAGCTGAGAGGCGGGCTGGCTCCAAGATGGCTCAACTTCTCTTCAAGTCCAATGCCCTGAGAAGGGCGTACAAAGAAAAACTTGCTGAACTGAAAGTCCTTGAAACTGAAATCGGTGCTAAAGGGGATGAACTCCAGCATATGCAGGATTAG